The DNA sequence TTAGCGACCCTATCCAATTGCCTCCCTACTCAAGCTTACCTCATCTATAACCACATCTCCGTTCCCCCCACCtattgcctttgttggaatggtttAGAAGATACTACCCACCTATTCTTTGACTACCCTTTTTCATCCACCATCTGGAAACGTATCCTTACCAAGTACTGGCCTACTAGAAGAATTCTCCTCCCTTCATGAGGAAatagatttggattgaaatgaCCTTTGCTGGGAGATCCATATGCGACATTACCGAAAAGCTCGCCTTCGAGGCCACTCTtaatcatatttggatggaacgCAATCTTCgcagatggacttccaactccagaTCCTTTAATCAAATTTGGAAGACCATCTACTTCGAGGTCTCCTCCAAACTTGCTTTGATCACTCCGCGTGCAGTTATTGActcccaaggaacaggcttattattattattttttttttttgataagttgtATATTTGTAttgaaagagggaaaaagataaGAGGACAGAAAATAGGCAATTCCCGTTACCTTCTTAGGATAGACCTAAACaaacaggcttattgttgtctcctggggcctcCCTTTTCTATCTTGTCCCcctttcccctccccccttagGGGTGTATCCCCCTTTGTGTTTCTTCTTTGGCCCTCAGGTCTTgtatatcccccccccccttttttccctgTTATTTAAATTGAGAATTCACCCAAAAACGAAAAAAATATATGGCCCTAATTAAAGCGGAATGGTGGAACAATATTTACTTAGTCTAGCCCAAGTAGCAGGGTAAAGCTTAGTACATCTGAGATTCCGAAGTTGAGTTTGTTTCCTCACGGTCTTAGTCTGCCTCGCTTTCATGAGTTTGTTAACTATGTGCGTTTAAAATTAAGTAGCTTATAGGTCTTATAGACAAACTAGATGGACACAAATGTTATCCATCCTCACAATTTATGTAGTATAAGACTAAAAGATTTACACAAATGCAagctcccttttcttttctttNNNNNNNNNNNNNNNNNNNNAGCCTTCATGGTTTCCAATTTCAGCTACAGTTGGACATAATTACAAGTCATAGGATGCCTCTTTCTCCAGTAGTTTGCACTCTCATATACCTGATAACTGATACGCAGCAGTGATTTTCAATGGAGTAGAAACTAGAAACTACAGGAAACAATATAAAAGTGTTACAAGTTTCCCAAGCCATTACCTCGTTTGACAGTTTTGGCTGCCCCAGAAGACGTGCAAATGAAGTGTGAAGAATAGCAGAATCATACTACAACAAAGAGATACATTGCGAAACTTAGTGACAAGACAACCACCAAAGCAAACACACATAGATGTGTATTTCATACTCAGATAATATCAAAGGGTAAGAAGTAGACTGAATGTCATATTCTAAAGGTGCCAGCAGGCAAAGTGCCATGAGAGGTAACCAATGCCATGCTTATATAGTGGCAAAAGGCAGGGATCAGGCTGAAACACAGGAAAGACCCTAATAAAGGAACATGCCCAAAATCAAACCCACTCAGACAATCTGCGATCATCATTGATCAAGTAGTCTATGATCATCATCAATTTCCAGTGCAACCAAAATATGGTTCCCAGAACACGCATATAGGCCACCTGTATTTCACACTATTGGTCTGCAACTCCCATGCTTAATGAACACTCCAGATTGTCCACTCCATATTGGTATCAAACAAGGACAGTCTGATATGTGACAGGTATAGTATTGTCAACTCATCatttcattaaattttttcTATCCCGCATCATCCAGTCCAGAATGATCCCCTTTTGTATTTCCCGGGAGCCATCTGGACTATGATACTGATCTTCTGATCCGGCTACTCAGAATTCTTCAATCAAAttaatgaagaacttgaacaatATGAACACTTACAAGTTGCTTTTCAGGTGCACGTGGGAGAGCACCCCGCAGCTTTGCACGAATGGTCATGGGATCTGTGCCAGAGATTACCTACATTTGCCAATGAGTATGATCATTAGAATGAACTCACTACATAAAGAGAAGGAAATATTATTATTCATACGATCATATTGGCTAATATTTTCCAAAGTGAGGAACTGTTGGGATGTAAACTACAATCTGTGAAAGTcaccaaagaaaaaattgatggGTGATGGGATTACCGATGGGTTCCTACGAGCAGGAAACCAAGACAACCAGGAGCGCAGGGAAGGATAATTAACCAGAAATAAGGGAATCTCTCTAGCTCACATGTCAGTCTGATGAGGATAAAACTCTTGTTGAATGTATCTATTGGGTGGAAGAACACATCCTCAAAAATTTGATCAAAATATGACGGTTAGATGTGAAGTTATGGGACTGTTACAGTATTAGCAAGTTTTTTAAACCAGAATTAAAAATTCAGGAAACAGCATATAAACGGATATTATTGGTCTCAGTCAATAACTGTTCCAGAAATCATAAAAGTAGTCCTGCAAAACCAGATTAGAGAGCAGAGAAATAgaagttactaaatctgaaacAGCGGCTGGAATACAGCATTTAAGGTCCTCTAACCCTGTAGCACCATGCGCAACAGGTCAATGGAACGGTAGTATAGGATTCAAAcaacagaaaaggaaaatcaGATGTAGTTCGGGAGAAACAAGATGAGAACTGAGATTACAAATATGGAAACAAATAGTAAATAACAGTAGAACAGCTTAACAGTGGAAAGAAAGGGATACGATGGTCTCCCACCAAATAGGAGATGGCCTCTCTCCAATCTCCACCTTGGAATCTCACCAAGATTTGCCGTCtctcacactcacacacatgCACAAAGCACTTATTCATTGGCTGTCAAAATCATGGGAGGCTAGAGACTGCCTCCACCTTTGTTTATTAATTGCCTTggtacaaaaatagaaactctccCTTGGCTAATGGAGATGTTTTACAAGATAGTAACTAAATAAAGATTACAAGGAAATAGAAACTACAAAATATAGAAACCTAATATTCTTAATGACtaagaaacagaaatagaaactaattactTAATCCCGTACAGGATTTCAATCCCTAATATCTGAGCTTATAGAATCATTTCATTACAAAAATATAAAGCCCATGGCCCATACAGCCCATTGGATACTCAAAATTACATATATTAGTCCATCCAACCAGTTTGATGGCCTGGTTTGCTgctgctcttctttttttcttgaactACATCGATTACAGGTCATAATATTACGTATCCATAAAAGATCACCTAAAGGATATCCTAGCTAAGAATCATTCTTATCGGACATGTATAATCATCTAGGGATGCAAAGGCCACAACTAAGACCAAGGTGAAAGACCAGGGCAGAAAAATCTTAAGCAGTGTATGCATACAACCAAAGGTCTACTCAAAGGATGTTCTAGCTAAGAATCGATCTGATAACATGAGCACAACCATCCAATTTAGGAATCCAACGCTCATTAAAAGCCACCAAGGCAATGTTGAAAGATAAGGGTACAGAGAAAGCTGGACTGCATACTCAGAGAAGCAAACTTAGTCTGCTATCACATAATGGGAACACCTGCTAACAAGGTGTGTTTCTTTGTGAGAAAAATACAATTGATTTATTAATTTGTTCAAGGCCCATACCTCCAAAAAATTTGACATGACCAGTAAATTAATCTGACCCACTGAATAATCTATGATGATATTTTGAGGAGATTGATATTTGATAGAACTTGGAAGGAAATACGGATCCATAACTTTTGGAGACCAAGGGATGTCACCTCCACGTCAGtggatgaaaatattttttatggaaaataaaGGATACAGCTGCCATGCTCAACCCTACATATCTCTTGAAGCCAAAAGGATAACCAACTATAGTCATTGAACTATGTACGTCTAGAAGACACAAAGATGGAACAGCTGATAAGAGGTTGGTTACCTGCCAGCAGCCCAGAAGCACACCAGTTGAAGTCAAAACCACTCTATCTAAGATGATTTTCAGAGGGCAAACAGACTCTGCAACAGCTTTAACTGCATTTTCTTCAGCTTCAATCTTGCAGAACATGAAAAGTTTCAGTGCAATAAGAGACGACAACCACAGAAGCAAACAACAAAGCATATCTGACCGACACAAAACATCCGCATACCTCAGCTTTGGTAGCAGGGATTGGTGTGATATGATGCGAGGCATGAAACAAACTAAAGTGGTATAAACTAGAGTTCTGGAACCAGATCGCTGACCAAGACAACAGAAAACTTGTCAATAAATGATAAGAAGAAATGATATCGGAAACTCTCAAATAAGTAACAGAAGATAAAAACCCAGTGTCAACATGTGGTTGTTTTTATGTTGTAATAACTGAATATTCTAGAACTCCTAAGACCTAAACAATAAGAATGGACAAAAAGGGTTGACAAATGGAAAGACACCTCACCTTTATCAAAGTAGGGAAGAAATATATCCTTCACACTCTGCCTGCAGCAAGCCAAGCATGACCCATGCatacagaagagagaagaaaagaaaaaacaattaaaatgaTTCGATTCTGACAACTTCACATTGAGTAAATCTAGAATCAGAAGACTATCCTAGGAATAATGTAGGTGTTTAAAAGAATGTCTTCTCATCTGGACACATTAATGCCTTCTCATCGGCACACATTTATCGCTAACTTATAATGACAGTAACCATCACAGATATAAAGCTGAAGAAGccaaaaaacagaataaaaggGGACATATGAAGTTCATTAACCACTGTATACAGTCCACATTCCAGGCAAAGAGTAGAACAAAGAGATGCATGCAACCATCATCTTGTTGCATGTTTACAAATCTTCCCTTCCCTCTCCACCCCTGATACGACCTTGAAATAACTCAACCCAATAACCAGCTTAAAAGGTGAGGGAACCCAAGACCTTATCATCACATCAATTCCCTTTTGAAACCGATGTAGGGTCAGCCCCACATATGACTGATATGAGACCACTGACGTACCACCACGATTCCAAACCCAACATCCATGATGGCCCACTCCGGATCAGGTAGCCCTTTTCTAAACGGCTCCACTCCGCTCGAGGGTTTCTGCATGGTAGCTGCAGGTAGCCCTTTCCTAGCAGCTTCACTATGGCACTAGGTTGCACCTTCCATACGAGGTTTGGGCCTAGGATctactgctctgataccactaataaaaacttggaagaactcaacccacAAATTGGTTTCTCGAACAATCCCTTTGCCCCTCATTCTTTGAGAATCAGAAAGATCCTTTTCGAGTTTGAATTTGTTCATTTGGAATCTgggttcttctcttttttttttttcctttttttttttttttctttttttaatttattttcttaattattctttatttctattttctttttagctctcttttctttttaccttttatttcCCCATCAAATACAGTATGAGGAAGTACCGCTTGTGGAGCCTCAATATCCACAGGCTTATTGGCTAAATGGCAATTGGCACATAATACGCCCAATCGCTTCTCGTGGATTTTCATAACCCTACTATGCAAAAATGGGACATCCATTTCAAATGGATGTCCAATTTATATACAAGGTTAGggaacccaagaccatatcaacctgCGCCAATTCTCCTTTGAATCTGATGTGGGTTTGACCCCCCAAATGACTGATATGGGACTAGTAACAACccccctaccaaaaaaaaaaaaaatgtccaaacAAGACATATAGACTAGAAGTTTAATGGCATCACATTACATCGAATTCAGATGTAGGAAACCATGAGCTCTCATAGGTTATTGGAGAGCATTGTGACTACCGCAGAAAGTGTAATTTATGTACTGAAAATAGAATGAAATTGATGTGAATCAATTCAATTCTCTCTGGATGATGCAAATACAAATGTCCTTTAACTCTTGATATGCCTCAAGTAGAACTTGAAGGTTGGTTAGAAAGTATTTCATAAGGAACATAGAATAATCGATTAACCCTAAGGGGGTAGCTgggttggcaagggaccttcgcctcaggaagcgtgcggttctaagttcgactccttTTACCTCCTTGGAGCCACTCACacgagggtgtttagtgctcttcactgctttcagtgaaagttgaatggttctcattcaactccggAATGACCCGGTCCAAGCAGTTGTGAGGTTAGTACCGGCCtgcaggactagtcaggccgaaggcctggatactcgtcattagccaaaaaaaaaaatagaataatcgATCCATTTATGTACACAAAAGTGGGAGTTTAATCTCTATGTGAATAATAAGAGCAAGTTCAGTATTATCACCCATATTTAGCCCTAATGTTGTCACAACACAATGTTATCAAGGCAAACTTAACGGCAATTAGATGCCAAGATCTGATAGTTTGACACTGAACCAAGTAATGATGATCTGCTTCTTAATACTCCATGAAATTatgtcaaaaagaaaaagttggCCATTGTGCGTCAAAGTAGCCAGCTTAGTAGACATTGTGATGCAGATCTCAGTGGCCAATAGGAAGCATAGAAAGAAATAATGTTGAAATAATGCACTGTTAACCTATCCCACAATCAGGATCAATAGgttgcatagttgtcatggcgtcgcctaggcgttgccaaggcggcgatttgacATCCtggaggaaaaagaagttcatggcagtgctacgattatgtgactcacaaatggcggttgcaattggctgataggcgtcgttATGGCACCGCCATGAATGCCAGGTcatgcctgattcactaggcggttgattttttgtaaaatgcagggtgattttgatagggctatgttgatttttgatgatttgatgttgcttaatagtggtttatatgttatagggtatatattgtaggcttgtagcatgctaaataactttagaaaataggaaaaataaaaaaatagcatattaaataactttagaaaatagggaaaataaaaaatgacacatgggcgatttgactgccatggcaacgccataacgggcgattcatcgccaaatcgattagccacccctccaccaccttaGATCGATTtgacgctgtgacaactatgataagTTGTCCAATAGAAACTTTCAGCAGTAGTAACAGGCCTTCGAATGTTTCTCAGGAATAAGTTCAATCACAGAAATATAAAATAGTACAAaagaataaacagaaaataagaaggaaagaaaggatagGGATAGGTCTCTCAACTCTCTCCCAGAGCAACTGCCTCTCACAGCAACATGTTGTAAAacaactctttttttcttttcattcaaatCATTTGGCAATAGGGgtcccttttctttatttaaattatttagaGGGAAAAAATGTGAATAGATAAGAGAAGGAGAACAAGAGAAGTGAACTAGTGAcgttcaatttatttatttttttggtgggggggttACTAAATAATCCCATGGTTTTCACCTATTCACAAACTTGCGCACATGCCGATAAACATTGTTAGAAACAGCATTAATTAGAGGGAGAATTGACCTCCCAGGTGCCTTCGCATCCCAAGGCCGCCTTGTTAAGTTAGAATAAGGTAGGTGACCGCCCAACCCTTGGAAGCCCACCCGGACACCTAGGCAATGCCTTACAAGTTATAACTGTTTTCTAGATAACATACGAGCATAGTGGTTACTTAAAGCCAATGAGAAGGTCTTGACAAACAGGGTAAGATCATTTGGAGGAGCAAGGCCCCAAAGTGGAAAAGATATTTACAGAAGTTCACACAATCCCTGCTTGATGACCCTCCCAAGAAGATTTTCAGGAAGAAAAATCAGCATAATAAATGAAATTTGGCCTTTTCCTGTAAAATCTATAGTGATCTTTCTCACTTAACAGAAATATAAGGCTGAGATCATCTGGTTTTATGCATCTTAGACCTAATACAATCTTGGGCAGTACCCTGAAAATGTTTAGCCTGAATCCCCTACTTCTTATCAAATATTTGGATAAGAGAGTTTTTTTGGACAGTTAGATAGATATAGGTCAATTTTTCTTCTTACATACAGATGTCTGTGTAATGTAATCAGCTTTTTGTTTGTCTATTTTGGTAGTTCTTCCTTAGATATAGGTCAATTTTTCTGCTTACATACAGATGTCTGTGTAATGTAATCAGATTTTTGTTTGTGTACTTTGGTAGTTCTTCCTTTAGTTTATAATAAAGTTTTTATATTATGGTAATATTTTAAACATATTCATTCAGAACATTGTTTACAGGTTAAGGATTAATTGACTGTGGTGAGACATGCCATGGCGAGGATGACTGTCCAGCGTTCCAACCTTCAACAAGTATTATTCCAGAAGTTAAAACACTAGTCATCCTAAAAATTCATCTGAATACCAGATGACATGATTTAAAACAAAAGCAACCAAGTTATTTTTTCACAAGGTATAAGCAAAACAATCAAGACCACCTAAGCACTAGCAATGATTTCCCCAtccccgccaaaaaaaaaaaggatcaaagcTATCAGTTACATAATGATGAAAGGTCCCAATAATTAAGCCATAAAATAAGAAAGTAATTAAAGATTAGATACCAATGATGAAAGCTATCACAAAATTTACATAATGAAAGATCCTAATAATtcctaccaaaaagaaaaaaaaaaaaaaaaggtcccaATAATTAAGccataaaaaaggaaagtaattaaagattagaaaaaaaatgatcaaagcTATCACAAAATTTACATGATAAAAGATCCCAATAATTAAGCCATAAAATAGGAAAGTAATTAAAgattagaagagagagagagagagagagagaggagcttACGAGATGGGCTCGGAGAATTCTGGACTCAAGTACAAAACATTAGCTCGAACAGGAGGATTCACAGCCTATACCCAATAGAAGTAAACATAAATAGCAAGTAGTGACTGCTATGGTTCATCATGGAAACGAGTGAAACGCCTCTTATTACCTTAAATACAGGCATAATAGACCCATCTTTCAAGGTAAAAATATCTGAAAGGGACAAGGACTGAGAAGTTTTTCCCCCTTGAAGAAAAGCAGCGCCATGTTCATCCAAATCCTTCGCCATTTTATCATACAGTTGCGATCGTCGATTGGAATTCAACATGGAAGGCTCTGTTTAGAATGC is a window from the Macadamia integrifolia cultivar HAES 741 chromosome 5, SCU_Mint_v3, whole genome shotgun sequence genome containing:
- the LOC122079893 gene encoding uncharacterized protein LOC122079893, with amino-acid sequence MATARVRQWWSHGKPVVLIWLISAALFFFVFRMAVYSSSSNHSLTDSEPSMLNSNRRSQLYDKMAKDLDEHGAAFLQGGKTSQSLSLSDIFTLKDGSIMPVFKAVNPPVRANVLYLSPEFSEPISQSVKDIFLPYFDKAIWFQNSSLYHFSLFHASHHITPIPATKAEIEAEENAVKAVAESVCPLKIILDRVVLTSTGVLLGCWQVISGTDPMTIRAKLRGALPRAPEKQLYDSAILHTSFARLLGQPKLSNEETQKYSDQLGFFHDLVNRLNNKLHGFEAEVSELWYVEEFDVLALALDGRIMPRRYHLGCVRT